In Citrus sinensis cultivar Valencia sweet orange chromosome 2, DVS_A1.0, whole genome shotgun sequence, a single genomic region encodes these proteins:
- the LOC102623593 gene encoding peroxisomal membrane protein PMP22-like encodes MGSIAKKGLQQYLIQLQQHPLRTKAITAGVLSAISDIVAQKLTGIQKLQLRRLLLKVLFGCAYLGPFRHFLHLILDKIFKGKKDTSTVAKKVVLEQLTSSPWNNLMFMIYYGVVVEGRPWRDVKTKIKKDYPTVQYTSWTFWPVVGWINHLYVPLQFRVIFHSLVAMCWGIFLNLRALPKAK; translated from the exons ATGGGATCAATTGCAAAGAAAGGTTTGCAACAGTACTTGATACAACTTCAGCAACACCCTTTGAGAACAAAG GCAATAACTGCGGGAGTGTTGTCAGCAATCAGCGACATAGTTGCTCAGAAACTCACTGGCATTCAGAAACTTCAGCTGAGGAGGCTACTTCTTAAAGTG CTTTTTGGATGTGCTTATCTTGGACCGTTCAGACATTTCCTGCATTTAATCCtggataaaattttcaagggGAAAAAAGATACCAGTACAGTTGCCAAGAAG GTGGTGTTGGAACAGTTGACATCTTCTCCTTGGAACAACTTGATGTTTATGATTTACTATGGGGTTGTTGTTGAAG GAAGACCTTGGAGGGATGTGAaaactaaaatcaagaaggactacCCGACAGTGCAGTATACATCATGGACG TTCTGGCCAGTTGTGGGGTGGATAAATCATCTATATGTACCACTGCAGTTCCGTGTGATTTTCCACAGCTTAGTTGCAATGTGTTG GGGGATATTTCTGAATCTTCGGGCTTTGCCTAAAGCTAAGTga